Genomic window (Burkholderia pyrrocinia):
ACGGCCTGAGCGAGACCGCATCGAGCCGTCACCGGTGCGGCGTTCACGCGTTCCGGCCCGCCACGTCGTGCCGCGCATAGTCGACGTATCCCGCGCGGTCGCCGCCGTACCAGCCGACCGGCTTCGGCGCGGCGAGCGGCGCATTCGCCGCGAGGCGTTCGACGAGATCGGGGTTGGCGATATACGCGCGCGCGAACGCGACGAGATCGGCGTCGCCCGCATCGATCAGCGCATTCGCGGCATCCGGCGCGATGCCGCCGTTGACGATCAGCGTGCCGCCGAAGGTCTTGCGCGTGTTCCCGACGATGCGCGGCAGGTCGGGCTCGCCGCTCCAGCCGTTGGTGTCCGCCGCGTGCAGATAGGCGACGCCGGCTTCGTCGAGCATGCGGCCGACGTATGCGTACGTCGCATCCGGATCCGCGTCGCGCACGTTGTTGTACTTCGCGTACGGCGAGATGCGCACACCCACGCGGTCGAGCGGCATCACGCCGCCGACCGCGTCGACGATTTCCTCGAGGAAGCGCGCGCGGTTCGCGACCGAGCCGCCGTAGCGGTCGTCTCGGCGGTTCAGCGTCGACGACAGGAACTGGTGCGGCAGGTAGCCGTTGGCTGCATGGATCTCGACGCCGTCGAAGCCGGCCGCCATCGCGCGGACGGCCGCCTGGCGGAATTCGTCGACTGTCCCGGCGACTTCGTCCGTCGTCATCGCGCGCGACGGCGTCGCGTGGATCTTCGTGTAATAGCCGTTCTGCAACTGCGCCCACACCTGCAACTGCTCGAGATCGTCGTTGACGCCGGACGGCGACAGCGGAGCGTCGCCGCCGAGCAGCGTCAGCGAGCTGACCCGGCCGCCGTGCCACAACTGCGCGAAGATGCGGCCGCCGTTCGCGTGGACCGCGTCCGTGATCTGCTTCCAGCCGGCCGCCTGCTCGTCGGTGACGAGCCCCGGCGTCAGTTCGAACGACGCGGAGGCCGGGCTGACGTTGGTCGCTTCGGTGACGATCAGGCCGGCGGACGCGCGCTGTGCGTAGTACTCGGCCATGAGTCCGGTCGGCTGGCCGCGCGACGGCGCGCGCGAACGCGTCATCGGCCCCATCACGACACGGTTGGGAAGCGGCAGGCCGCGCAGGTCGTAGTGGCTGAGCAGGGAAGACATGATGGATTCCTTTGGCGTGGAGCAGGGCGGCGCCGCGTATTGGCCGGTTGCGACCGGCGCAACGGCGGGCCCTGCGAATGGTTCGGGGATGGTGTGGGTGACGTGCCGGCAGCGTTCCGGCGCGCGAACGGCCCGGTGGGCGGGATTCGCGCGTGAACCGGTGCCGGCGCCGGTTCAGGTCCGTGCGTGGCGTACCGCGTGCGGACGCCCGATCACGAGGTAGTGGGCGAGCGCGATGATCGGGAACGCGCCGGCGACCGCGGCGACGAGCGGCCAGCCGCCATGCTCGTACAGCGGGCTCGCGAGCGCGGAGCCGATCGCGCCGCCGACGAAGATGCTCGTCATGTACAGCGCGTTCAGGCGGTTGCGGCTCGCCGCGTGCAGCGCGTAGATCTCGCGCTGGCCGAGCACCATGTTCATCTGCACCGCGAAATCGAGCACGATGCCCGTGACGACGAGGCCATACAGGCCGGCGCCGTGGATCAGCGCGACCGCGTACGACAGCGCGCCGGCGACCAGCGCGATCAGCGTTGCACGTACGCCGTGGCCCGCATCCGCGAGGCGGCCGGCGACCGGCGCCGACGTCGCGCCGATTGCGCCGACCAGCGCGAACAGGCCGATGGCCGATTGCGACAGCCCGTAGTGACGCGTCAGCTCGACCGGCACGGCGGTCCAGAACAGGCTGAACGACGCGAACATCAGGCCCTGGTAGAACGCACGATGGCGCAGCACCGGCATCGTGCGGACCAGGTGCAGCAGCGAGCCGATCAGCTCGAAGTAGGTCGCGCGATGATCGGGCTGGCGCGACGGGATCGTCAGCGCGAGCACGGCCGTCACGAGCGTCATCAGCACGGCGGCGGCCGCGAACACGAAGCGCCAGCCGAACGCGTCGGCCACGACGCTCGACAGCGGGCGCGCGAGCAGGATGCCGAGCAGCAGGCCGCCCATGATCGTGCCGACCACGCGGCCGCGCGAATGGTCCGGCGCGAGGTGCGCGGCGAGCGGCACCAGGATCTGCACGGCGACCGAGCTGAAGCCGATCAGCAGCGAAATCGCGAGGAACATCCCGGGCGTCTGGACGACCGCGGCCGCCGCGAGGCTCGCGATCGACACGACGGCCGTGACGATCATCAGCTTGCGGTTCTCGAGCAGGTCGCCGAGCGGCACGATGAAGAACAGGCCGAGCGCGTAGCCGATCTGCGTCAGCGACACGATCAGGCTCGCGGTTTCGCCGGACATGTGCAGGCTGGGCGCGATGAGTTCGGTGATCGGTTGCGCGTAGTACAGGTTGGCGACGATCGCGCCGCAACTGAACGCGAACAGCAGGATGAGGCCCTGCGTGAGCTTGGCCGCGTGCCCGTGGGCCGCGGCCGGGGTGGATTCTGCTGACATGGTCGACTCCTTGGAAAGAGATGTCGGGTGCCGGTTCATCCGGCGGGCGTGACGATTGCCGTCGCGGCGAAACGGAAGCCACCGCATTGCCGTCAAGGTTATTGATCGACCGATAACAAGGGAATACGTCCGGCGCGCAATCGAGCATTGCGTGCCACGCAAAGGGGTCGGACCGTGCGGGGGTTCATGCGTGGGCGCCGAGGCCGGCCGACGCGATGCGGCCGCTGGCGAAGGGGGGCTGAGGACATCGAAAACCGCCCGGACGGACGGTGCGGCGGTCGCGATCGTCATGATGCGCCTCTCGAAACGGGCCTCCGGCGCGGATATCGCGGATCGCGAAGCCCGATGAGGCCGGTCTGGATCGACAGGACTGAATAGTCCTGAACCGCGTCTTAATTCACTTGATTCATGCGGTGCGCGCGGCGGCGCGGAAGATCGGTTTCAACGGCGTGCTTCGACCACGGGCGTCAACTGCGCTTGCCTTGCAGCGTCGGAATCTGCGCGAACAGCCCCGTGAGCCAGTCGACGAAGACCTTGAGCTTGACGGGCGTATGTCGATTGGGCGGATACAGGATCGAGATCGGCCGCGGCGGCGTGTTGAAATCGGTCAGCACCTCGCGCAGGCGCCCCGATTGCAGATACGGTTCGACCAGGTACAACGAGGTCCTGATCAAGCCGATGCCCGCGACGCCGCACGCGATGTAGGCGTCGGCGTCGTTGACCGCGACCGTGCCGCACATCTGCACGATGCGCGTTTCGCCGTCGACGATGTAGTCCCAGGGGCGCGGCCGGCCCGTATCGGCCGAGATGTGGCTGACCGCGACGTGCTGCGCGAGATCGTCCACCGTTTCGGGCGCGCCGCACCGGTCGAGATACGTGGGGGACGCGCAGGTGCAGGTCGTCAGGCTGCCGATCCGTTTCGCGACCAGGCCCGAATCGTCGAGCGCGCCGATCCGCACCACGCAGTCGACCCCTTCGCCGACGAGGTCGATCTGGCGATCGGTCACGCCGAGCTCGACCATGATGCCCGGATGGGCGGCGAGAAACTCGGGCAGGGCCGGTATCATGATCTGCTTCGCCATGGCCGGCGGCAGGTTCACTTTCAGACGGCCGCGCGGCACATTGCGCGCTTGCGACACCGATGCCTCCATGTCGTCGATCTCGCGCAGCACCGCGACCGAGCGTTCGTAGTACGCCTGCCCGTCCTCGGTCAGCGAGATCCGGCGCGTGGTGCGGTTCAGCAGCCGGCAGCCGAGATGCTGTTCGAGTCCGCTCAGCAGCGCGGACACGCGCGGCGTCGTGAGTCCGGTCGTGTCGGACGCGCGCGTGAAGCTGCCCGTCTCGACGATGCGCGTAAACACGCGCATCGAAAGCAAGGTATCCATCGTTCGGAAATCTCCAGCCTGTTCGTTGCTCGCGCCGGTTCATGCCGGCGCGATTTGTCGTGTGATGCAGCTAGGCGTCGATGCGTTTCCTGAGCGCGTCGCCCGCAAACGGCATTTCGCGCATGCGCTGCCCGGTCGCGTCGAAGATCGCGTTGGCGAGCGCGCCGGCAGTCGGCCCCATCGACGCCTCGGCTGCGCCGAGGAACGGCGCGCCCGGACGATTGATCAGATGCACCTTGATGCTTTGCGGCGCGGCGCCGAAGCGGAGAATCGGATAGCTGCTCCAGTCGAAGCTGCGGATGCGTTGCGTATCGTATTTCAGCGCCTCGTACAACGTCCAGCTCGCGGACTGGATGATACCGCCTTCGATCTGGTTGCGAATGCCGTCCGGCGACACGACCTGGCCCGCGTCGACGGCCGCTTCCGCACGTTCGAGCGTCACCTGGCCGGTTTCCGGGACGACCGACACCTCGACCGCGATCGCGACGTAGGCCATCAGGTTCTTGTATTTGCCGAATGCGAAACCGACGCCGCGGTTGCGTTCGCGCGGCGGCCGGGGCCAGCCGAATTTCGTCGCGGCGAGCTTGATCACCTGGCTCGCGCGGTGATCCTGCATGTGGCGCAGCCGGAATTCGACCGGATCGACGCCGGCCGCGTGCGCCAGCTCGTCCATGAAGCTTTCGATCGCCCAGACGTTCGTGTGCGCGCCGAGCGAGCGCATCGCCGACGTCTGCAGCGGCATCGTCGGCGAGAAGTTGTTGACGATGTGCAGGTTCGGCAGCGCGTACAGCGGGATCGCATTGCGATCCCCGCCGCCCTCGGGCTGCAGCATCGGCGTCGACGGCGCGGAGACGAACGGCGGTTCGAGCATCCGCGCGGGCAGCAGCCGGCCGGCATTGACGATCCGCTCGTTGTGCGAGCTGCTCCACAGCGCGTAGTTCCAGTCGACGATGCGGCCGCTCGCGTCGAGCGACGCGCTGAGCTCGGTGACCATCGCCGGCGTGAAGTGGTCCCACGTATGTTCCTGCTCGCGCATCCACTGGACGCGGATCGGCTTGCCGGGCATCGCGGCCGCGATCAGCGCCGCATGCGCGGCCGCGTCGTCCGCGCCGTTATGCCCGTAGCAGCCGGAGCCCTCGGTGTGAATGCAGCGGATGCTCGCCTTCGGCATCGACAGCATCTCGGCGAGCGCGTCGCGCAGCGGGTACACGCCCTGCGAGTGGGTCCACACGGTCAGCGTGCCGTTCTCGAGATGCGCGACCGAGCAGGACGGCCCGATCGAGCCGTGCAGCAGGTAGTTCTTCAGGAACGTGGCGCTCAGCGTTTTCGTGGCCGGCGCGGTTTGCGCATGCGTATTGGCGATCTCGATGCGTTGCGTCGCGATTCGCTTCAGGTCCTGATGAACCGTCGCGCGATCGGGCAGCGCCCGGCCGGGCGACCAGCGGCAGCCGGCGGCCAGCGCGCGCTGCGCGACGACCGCCTGCCATTCGCCGCGCGCGACGACCGCGAGCAGGCTGCCGTTGCGCACGATCCGCACGACACCCGGCATCTTCAGGATCGCGGCTTCGTCGAACGACAGCAGTTTCGCGTCGTACACCGGCGGCATCACGACGCGCGCATGCAGCATGCCGGGCAGTTCCATGTCCTGCACGTAGCTGACGCCGCCCGTGACCTTGTTCGGGATGTCGACGCGCGGCAGCGACGTGCCGATCACGGCGAACGTGGCCGGACTCTTCAACGGCGAAGCCGGCGTCGCGTTGCGATGCAGGTCGACGGTCCGGACCGCGTCGCCGTAGCGCATCGTGCGGCCGTCCGGCGCCTTGATGACCGCGTCGGCGACGGTGAGCAGGCGCGGCTCGACGCCGAACTGCTTCGCCGCGCCATCGACCAGCAGCCCGCGCACCTGCGCGGCGGCGTTCAGCAACGCGGAGCCGCTGTCCGCCATCGTGTGGCTGCCGGCCGTCAATCCCTCGTCCGGCGACGCGCCGGTGTCGGCGGTCAGGAACGTGATCAGCGACGGCTTCATGTTCAACTCTTCGGCCGCCACCTGCAGCAACGCGGTGCGCACGCCGGTACCCAGCTCGACCTTGCCCGTGAACACGGTGACCTTGCCGTCGGGCGTGATCTTGATCCACGCGTCGAGCAGCGGATTGGTCTTCAGGCTGCCGGCCAGCGTTTCGGTGGCCTTGGCCACGTGGACGGCGGCGCCTTCGTCCGCGATCACGACTTCGGCGGCGGCGCGCGCGGCCGGCGCGAGGCTGAACGCGACGAACAGCGCGCCGGAAACCATGAAGTGCCGGCGGCCTTCGTCGATGTCGTCGGGCGGGTTCATCAGAGCCCCCTGCTGATCATGACGGGAGCGGCTGCCGGTTCCGGGTCCGGCAGGCCCGCGACCTGGCGGACGGCCGCCAGGATCCGCATGTGCGTGCCGCAACGGCACAGATTCGGTTCCATGTGCGTGCGCAGCTCCTGTTCGGTGGGTTTCGGTTTGCGTTCGAGCAGCGCCTGCGCGCGCATGATCATGCCCGCGATGCAATACCCGCACTGCGCCGCCTGATGATCGATGAACGCTTGCTGAAGCTTGCCCGGATGTGCGGCGGTGCCGAGGCTCTCGAGGGTCCTGACGCGGCGCTCGCCGACCGCGGCGACCGGGATCAGGCACGAGAACATCGGTTTGTCGTCGACGATCACGGTGCACGCGCCGCATTGTCCGAGGCCGCAGCCGAACTTCGCGCCGTGCAGGTGCAGGTCGTTGCGCAGCGCGTAAAGGAGCGGCGTGGACGGATCGATGTCGAGCGTGTGTCGCACGCCATTCACGGTGAGGGTGATCATCGCGCGCTGTCCTCCTTTCTGAGTTTCGCGGCCAGGGTGTCGATGCCGCTCCACGCGGGGCGATCGGAATAGGTTTCGCGGAGGTAGGCGGCGAGGTCCGCGATCTGCGCATCGTCGTACTGGTCGAGGTAGGACGGCATGTAGTTCAGCGTGTCCTCGCCATGCCAGCCGATCCCGTTGAACATCATCTGGATCGCGTTGCGCGGCGTGTCGGCGGCGACCGCCGTGCTGAACGCGAGCGTCGGCCGCTCGCCGATCGACTGCATCGGCGCTGCCGGCCCGTGGCATTGCGCGCACGACGCCTGGAACAGCACCGCGCCGCGCTGGCCGGCAGGCGTCGTCGCCTTGCGTTCGGCGGCGGTCGTCGCGGGCCGTGGGGCGGCCGGCTTCTGGATCGACAGGATGTAGGCCGCGATGGCCTCGACATCCTCGGCCGGCACCGTTGCGAGATCGCGCGTGACGGGGAGCATCGGTCCGGCGGCCGCGCCGTGCTCGCTCGCGCGGCCGGTGCGCAGGTACGTGACCAGTTGCGCTTGCGTCCACGGGTGGACCGCGTTGCCGAGCGTATTGAGCGGCGGCGCTTCCCAGCCGTCGACGATGCCGCCGTCGAACGCCTTGCCGGCCTGTTCGCCGCCGATCGCATTCAGCGGCGAATGGCAGGACGTGCAGTGTCCGAGGCCGTCGACGAGCAGCTTGCCGCGATTCCATTGCGCGGATTGCGACGGGTCCGGCCGGTACGCGCCCTCGCGCAGGAACAGCACGTTCCAGAACGCGACCAGCGGCCGGAAGTTGAGCGGGAAGATCAGGTCGTTCGCCGGCGTCTTCGTTTGGACCGGTTCGCGGGTCATCAGGTACGCGTACGCGGCCGCGATGTCGTCGTCGGACATCCGCGTGAAGTGAATGTACGGAAAGGCCGGGTAGAGCGGATGGCCGTCGCGGGCGATGCCGCTGCGCAGCGCGCGCGCGAACGCGTCACGCGACCAGCGGCCGATGCCGGTGTCGGCATCCGGCGTGATGTTGGTCGCGTAGATCGTGCCGAACGGCGTCGCGAGCGGCAGCCCGCCGGCGAACGGCTTGCCGTCCTTCGCGGTGTGGCAGACGACGCAATCGCCGAGCGCGACCACGCGTGCGCCGGCCTTGATCAGTTGCGGATCGAACGACGCGCGGGCAGGTGGATCGATCGGCGCGATCGATGGCTTGTACATGATGCCGATCGCGACCGCCAGGCCGACGATCGCGATGCCTGCCGCACCGAACCAGAGTCGTTTGTGCTTCATGCGCGCTCCACGCGAACCGGTTCGTCCGGCGTCGTTCGCCAGGCGGGGCAATAGACCGCGCGTCGGCCGCGCGTGCCCGCATGACGATCGCACGCGGTAGCGCGGATCCGGTTGCCGCGACAGGCGGGCCGGCATGTGCGGTCCGGCTTGCGCGTGCTCGCGACGGACGTTCCGGTCGACGCCGCCGGATGGCGGTGCGGCATCGCCGATCGATTCGGCCATGACAAACCTGCCCGGCGGCAGCGATTCGCGGCGGAGATCATGTCGTTGCTCCAGGAGTGGGGACCGCGCGCGGGCCGTGGCCTGCGCGGTGGCTGATGGAAGGCAGTCTACGCGGGCGCCGACGCCATTTCCTGAAGCGGCGCTGAATCGTTCTGAACGGGCGTACGAACCGTTCCAGCGCTGCGTTCAAGCGTCAGCGCGGCGTGCCGAGGCCGAACGACGCGGCAAGTTGCGGCCCCTTGTCGAGCAACGAGGTTACTTCCTCCCGCCGCCGGGCCGACCATTGCGCGAGGCGCTCGACGACATCGGTCGCGTCCGGCGGCAGTGCTTCGGCGAGCGACACGGCATCGCTCGCCGCCTTCGACGTGCCGGATGCCGTATGGGGGCGCACGGTGCAGGCCGCGTCGCCGATCAGCGCGACGCGGCCGTCGACGAAAGCGGGGCTCAACGCATCGAAAATCGCCTGGTTGAACGGCGCGGGCGTCGCGAGCACCAGTTGCGACAGGGAAGCAGGCAGCCGTTCGCCGGCGAGTTGCCGCAGCGTCGCGACGGTGTCGTCGGCAAGCTGCCCCGGATGCACGGACGCGTGATGAACGTGGCCGGCCCGATCGGTCAGGTGGCGGCGCAGCGCATCCTGATCGGTTTCGTTGCGATACCAGAGCCAGTTGAAGCGGCGCGCCCCCGGCGCGAGCGAGCCGTCGAGCGCGGGAATCAGGAACGCCATGAACAGCTCGCCCGGCGCCTTGTGAAGCGTCATGTTCTCGACCAGCGATGCGATCGACGCAGCGTCGAATTCGGCTTCGTCGACGATGCCGCGCCATGCGAGGTAACCGGCAAACGATGGCGTATAGCCGGGGAAGATATGCGCGCGCAAATTCGAGCCGGAACCGTCGGCTGCAATCAGCACATCCGCGCGGATGCGTTCGTCTCCGAGGTGGACGTCGACACCGTCCGCGTCCTGGTCGAAGCCGGTGACCGTGCGGCCGTACCGGATGCGCCCGTGCGGCAGCGTCTCGCACAGCGAGCGGTAGACGGCGTCCCACGACGAAAACGGCAGCATTTCGGGTTCGTCGCGCGTGACGACGCCGTCGCGATCGATCCAGCGCCGCCGGTGCGTCGGTACGCTGATCATCTGGCGGCAATGCCGGCCATGCTGTTCGAGAAACGCCATCATGCGCCGCAGCACGGCCACGCCGCCGCCCTGGCCGCGCAGCGGGGACGGCGAGCGCTCGCAGACCATGACGTCGTGTCCGATGCAATCGAGCGTCAGCGCGGCCGCGAGGCCGGCGATCGATCCGCCTGCAATGACTATCCTCATCGTGCGTGACTCCCGTGTTCGACCGGCGGCGTGCGTCGCCGGCCGGCCGTCGTGATGCGTGGCGCGTTACGACGCAATCTCGCCAGCCATGACGTCGTCCGCATAGCACCAGACCCAACGCTCGCCGGGCTCGATCGAACGCGCGAGCGGGTGGCGGGTTTCGTGGAAATGCCGGCTGGCGTGGCGATTCGGCGACGAGTCGCAACAGCCGACGTGCCCGCAGGTCAGGCACAGGCGCAAATGCACCCACCGGCTGCCGGACTTCACGCATTCCTCGCAGTAGTCCTTGTCGGTGGTCAGGATGCGTGCTTCTGCGAGATGGGTGCAGGTCGTGGCCATCTTCCGCTCCGATGCCGGCGCAGGCGATCGCTCGCAGCGCGGCCGGCGCGAAGCTGCAAGCGGGGTTGGATACGGTTCATTGTGGACGGTCGTGTCGCGGGCGGACCTTAATTCTTATGAAGCGTGTCGGCCCGGAGGGCAGGGAGGACGTACAGTCACGAGAGCGGCCGGCGCGAGATCCGGTCGGGGTTCGACATGGCGGTCTTCCGGAGGCGCTTATGACGCAGTCGCAGCATGTCAAGGTAATCGGTTTGCCGAACAGCAAGGAGGCCTACGCAATCCGCGACTTCCTGAAGCGCGGCGTGGTCGAGTACGAATGGTGCGAGCTGACGTCCGACACCGATTGCGCGCGCGAGCTGGGCATCGCGCCGCTGCGCGACATCCGGTTGCCGGCCGTCATCTTTCCGGACGGCTCGTGCATCTTCCAGCCGACGCTGCCGGAGATTGCCGCCAAGCTCGGCTGGGTCGCCCGGCCGCGATTCATCGAGTACGACGTATCGATTTACGGCGCCGGTCCGGCCGGCCTGTCGGCGGCCGTCTACGCGGCGTCGGAAGGGCTGCGGGCCGTCGTGATCGAACGCGATGCGATCGGCGGGCAGGCGGGCACGAGTTCGCTGATCGAGAATTACATGGGGTTCCCGGAGGGCATTCCGGGCGCCGAGCTGGCCGAGCGCGCGCGCCAGCAGGCGGTCAAGTTCGGCGTCGAGCTGCTGATGATGCGGGAGGGCGTGCACGCGACGTTCGTCGACGGAAAAATTCGCGTCGACCTGGCCGACGGCTCGATCCTGACCGCGCGCTCGAACATCTGCGCGACCGGGATCGAATACCGCAGTCTCGGCCTGCCCGACGAACAGAAGTTTCTCAACGCTGGCCTGTTCTACGGCGCGGGATCGAGCGAAGCGCCGATGTGCGAAGGCAAGCACGTGTTCGTCGTCGGCGGCGGCAATTCGGCGGGGCAGGCCGCGATGAACTTCGCGCGGCACGCACGCGAAGTCACGATGATCGTCAGGGGCGCGTCGCTGGCGGCGACGCTGTCGCGCTACCTGATCGACCGGATCGAGCGCATGCCGAACGTGACGGTGCGGTACGGCTCGACCGTCGACGCGCTGCACGGCGACGGCCGGCTCGAAGCGATCGTGCTGCGTTCGGAGGATGGCGCGCGCGACGTGCTGCCGGCCACGCACCTGTTCGTCTGCATCGGCGGTGCGCCGAACACCGAATGGGCCCGGGATACGAACATCATCCGCAATCCGGGCGGCTATCTGGTGACCGGCAGCGATCTGTACGCCTGCCCGGCATTCGAGCGCGTGTGGCCGCTCGAGCGCCGGCCCTACTATCTGGAAACGAGCGTGCCCGGTTCGTTTGCGGCGGGCGACGTGCGGTCGGGTTCGGTCAAGCGGGTGGCGTCGGCGGTCGGCGAAGGGGCGATGGCCGTGACGTTCGTGCACCGGTTCCTTGGCGAAGACGCGCATCGGCCGAACGGCACCCGAGCCTGAGCCGCGCGCTCGCCCCTTGCGTCAGCGTGTCGCCGAAATCGGCAGCCGGAATGTCAGCACGGTGCCGCCCCCGTCGCGCGGCGTGGCTTCGAGCGTGCCGCCATGCGCTTCGACGATCGAGCGGCAGATCGCGAGGCCCATCCCCATGCCGTGCGATTTCGTCGTGAAGAACGGATCGAAGATCCGGTTCGCGATGTCGGCATCGATGCCGGCGCCGCGGTCGGCAACGGAGACGACCGCGTAACCGTCGTCGACGTGCGACGCGATCTCGAGTTCGCACGATGTGGCCAGTCCGTCCATCGCGTCGAGCGCGTTGGTGACCAGGTTCAGGATCACCTGCTGGAGCTGGGTGCGATCCGCCATCACGCGGATGTCGTTGCAATGCAGGTCGACGCGCAGCGTGACCTGCTTCGCGTCGATTTCGGTCGCGGTGAGATGCAGCATGTCGCGAATCAGGCCGTCGATCGCGAGCGGCGCCAGCGCCGGCGGTGCCTGGCGTGCGAGCGATCGCAACGCGCGGACGATGTCGGCCGCACGCACGCCGGACGCGCGGATGTCCTCGAGGCTCGCGAGCGCTTCGCCGAGATCGGGTTGCGTACCGCGCAGCCAGCGCATGCACGCGCCGACGCTCGACACGATGCTCGTCAGCGGCTGATTGATCTCGTGCGCGATCGACGCGGCCAGTTCGCCCATCACCGTCATGTGCGCGGTGCGCGCGAGTTCGGTCCGTGCATGCCGCAGTGCGGCCTCGGTCTCGAGCCGGCGCGCGTTCTCGTCGATCAGTTCCGCATAGAGCCGGGCGGATTCGAGCGCATTGGCCGCTTGCGGCGCGAGCACTTCCAGCATCGCGATGCGCCGCGGCGAAAACACGCCGTTGGACAATGCATTCTCGAGATACAGCACGCCGATCAGCGCACCCTGCTTCAACAACGGCAGGCAGAACAGCGAGCGCGTCGGGTGCGCGCGCAGGCTGTCGGCGTGGTCGGGCACGCCTTCGCGCTGCGCGTTCGCGAGCACGATCGGCTTGCGGGTCCGGGCGACGGTGTTCAGGATCGACAGCGGGACATCCTGCTCGGTGGGTTCGCTGCGGACGATATCGACGACCACGTCGCTGCTGACGATGCGCGCGGTCGCCTCGATCGTCAGCCGGTCGTGCCGGACGAGCAGCAGCAGGCCATAGCGTGCGCCGGCGTACACGATCATGTTGCGCATCAGCGTCTGGATCAGGCGCTCCAGCACGATTTCCTCGGACAGCGAATGGGCCGCGCGCATCGCGAGCGCGAGATCGAGATCGTCGCGCGCGGGCGTGGCCGGGCCGCCCGGCGACGGGTCCATCACGAGGAACGGATGCTGCGCTTCCATCGCCTGCGCCTTGCCGGTCGCGCCCCAGCGCCGGTAGCACGCATGGGCGAGCCGCAGCTGGTGGCGGGCCGGGCCGGCGAGCCCGAGCGACGCGGCGTGATGTGCGGCCAGTTCGTGCGCGAGGGCCTGTTCGTGTACGAATCCGTGTTCCGCCGCGAGGCTGGCCGACGCCTCATACTGCTGCATCGCGACGATATGGTCGCCGCGCACGCGTGCGAATTCGGCGTCGATCAGCGCGAGCTTGTTGCGGAACGTCGCCGGATTGCGTTCGCTCCACGCGGCGAAGCGGGCGCGTTGCGGCGCATGGCGTTCGAGCAGCCGCTCGGGCGGCGTGGCGCCGCGGTCGCTCGCGATCCCGGCCAGCACGCCGAACAGGTGGAAGTCGGACAGCATGATGTGCGCGGG
Coding sequences:
- a CDS encoding alkene reductase, with the protein product MSSLLSHYDLRGLPLPNRVVMGPMTRSRAPSRGQPTGLMAEYYAQRASAGLIVTEATNVSPASASFELTPGLVTDEQAAGWKQITDAVHANGGRIFAQLWHGGRVSSLTLLGGDAPLSPSGVNDDLEQLQVWAQLQNGYYTKIHATPSRAMTTDEVAGTVDEFRQAAVRAMAAGFDGVEIHAANGYLPHQFLSSTLNRRDDRYGGSVANRARFLEEIVDAVGGVMPLDRVGVRISPYAKYNNVRDADPDATYAYVGRMLDEAGVAYLHAADTNGWSGEPDLPRIVGNTRKTFGGTLIVNGGIAPDAANALIDAGDADLVAFARAYIANPDLVERLAANAPLAAPKPVGWYGGDRAGYVDYARHDVAGRNA
- a CDS encoding MFS transporter yields the protein MSAESTPAAAHGHAAKLTQGLILLFAFSCGAIVANLYYAQPITELIAPSLHMSGETASLIVSLTQIGYALGLFFIVPLGDLLENRKLMIVTAVVSIASLAAAAVVQTPGMFLAISLLIGFSSVAVQILVPLAAHLAPDHSRGRVVGTIMGGLLLGILLARPLSSVVADAFGWRFVFAAAAVLMTLVTAVLALTIPSRQPDHRATYFELIGSLLHLVRTMPVLRHRAFYQGLMFASFSLFWTAVPVELTRHYGLSQSAIGLFALVGAIGATSAPVAGRLADAGHGVRATLIALVAGALSYAVALIHGAGLYGLVVTGIVLDFAVQMNMVLGQREIYALHAASRNRLNALYMTSIFVGGAIGSALASPLYEHGGWPLVAAVAGAFPIIALAHYLVIGRPHAVRHART
- a CDS encoding LysR family transcriptional regulator, producing MDTLLSMRVFTRIVETGSFTRASDTTGLTTPRVSALLSGLEQHLGCRLLNRTTRRISLTEDGQAYYERSVAVLREIDDMEASVSQARNVPRGRLKVNLPPAMAKQIMIPALPEFLAAHPGIMVELGVTDRQIDLVGEGVDCVVRIGALDDSGLVAKRIGSLTTCTCASPTYLDRCGAPETVDDLAQHVAVSHISADTGRPRPWDYIVDGETRIVQMCGTVAVNDADAYIACGVAGIGLIRTSLYLVEPYLQSGRLREVLTDFNTPPRPISILYPPNRHTPVKLKVFVDWLTGLFAQIPTLQGKRS
- a CDS encoding xanthine dehydrogenase family protein molybdopterin-binding subunit yields the protein MNPPDDIDEGRRHFMVSGALFVAFSLAPAARAAAEVVIADEGAAVHVAKATETLAGSLKTNPLLDAWIKITPDGKVTVFTGKVELGTGVRTALLQVAAEELNMKPSLITFLTADTGASPDEGLTAGSHTMADSGSALLNAAAQVRGLLVDGAAKQFGVEPRLLTVADAVIKAPDGRTMRYGDAVRTVDLHRNATPASPLKSPATFAVIGTSLPRVDIPNKVTGGVSYVQDMELPGMLHARVVMPPVYDAKLLSFDEAAILKMPGVVRIVRNGSLLAVVARGEWQAVVAQRALAAGCRWSPGRALPDRATVHQDLKRIATQRIEIANTHAQTAPATKTLSATFLKNYLLHGSIGPSCSVAHLENGTLTVWTHSQGVYPLRDALAEMLSMPKASIRCIHTEGSGCYGHNGADDAAAHAALIAAAMPGKPIRVQWMREQEHTWDHFTPAMVTELSASLDASGRIVDWNYALWSSSHNERIVNAGRLLPARMLEPPFVSAPSTPMLQPEGGGDRNAIPLYALPNLHIVNNFSPTMPLQTSAMRSLGAHTNVWAIESFMDELAHAAGVDPVEFRLRHMQDHRASQVIKLAATKFGWPRPPRERNRGVGFAFGKYKNLMAYVAIAVEVSVVPETGQVTLERAEAAVDAGQVVSPDGIRNQIEGGIIQSASWTLYEALKYDTQRIRSFDWSSYPILRFGAAPQSIKVHLINRPGAPFLGAAEASMGPTAGALANAIFDATGQRMREMPFAGDALRKRIDA
- a CDS encoding (2Fe-2S)-binding protein; its protein translation is MITLTVNGVRHTLDIDPSTPLLYALRNDLHLHGAKFGCGLGQCGACTVIVDDKPMFSCLIPVAAVGERRVRTLESLGTAAHPGKLQQAFIDHQAAQCGYCIAGMIMRAQALLERKPKPTEQELRTHMEPNLCRCGTHMRILAAVRQVAGLPDPEPAAAPVMISRGL
- a CDS encoding c-type cytochrome — encoded protein: MKHKRLWFGAAGIAIVGLAVAIGIMYKPSIAPIDPPARASFDPQLIKAGARVVALGDCVVCHTAKDGKPFAGGLPLATPFGTIYATNITPDADTGIGRWSRDAFARALRSGIARDGHPLYPAFPYIHFTRMSDDDIAAAYAYLMTREPVQTKTPANDLIFPLNFRPLVAFWNVLFLREGAYRPDPSQSAQWNRGKLLVDGLGHCTSCHSPLNAIGGEQAGKAFDGGIVDGWEAPPLNTLGNAVHPWTQAQLVTYLRTGRASEHGAAAGPMLPVTRDLATVPAEDVEAIAAYILSIQKPAAPRPATTAAERKATTPAGQRGAVLFQASCAQCHGPAAPMQSIGERPTLAFSTAVAADTPRNAIQMMFNGIGWHGEDTLNYMPSYLDQYDDAQIADLAAYLRETYSDRPAWSGIDTLAAKLRKEDSAR